A window of Mangifera indica cultivar Alphonso chromosome 13, CATAS_Mindica_2.1, whole genome shotgun sequence contains these coding sequences:
- the LOC123195242 gene encoding potassium channel KAT3 isoform X2 has protein sequence MSSPFPLMIRRRSSSDVKNLTSVSSSLLPAFGTVVDDGHLQLKKFVIAPYDYRYRCWDTFLVVLVVYSSWASPFELAFRKAATGSLMIVDLLVDAFFAADIVLTFFVAYLDKSTYLLVDDHKKIATRYVTKLWFTMDVASTLPIQTIYRVFTGESHEGQVFAFLNLLRLWRLRRVSALFKRLEKDIRFSYFLTRLIKLVCVTLFAVHSAGCFYYWLADRHKHPKETWIGQTMEDFKHRSIWLGYTYSLYWSIVTLTTVGYGDLHAVNTEEKFFNMLYMLFNIGLTSYIIGNMTNLIVHSAVKTFFMRDAINEILRYASKNRLPEGIREQMLAHMQLKFKTAELQQEEVLQDLPKAIRSSISQHLFRRTVERSYLFQGVTEDLISQMVSELKAEYFPPKVEIILQNEIPTDFYIIVSGAVDVLTFKNGADQFLSQLGSADMAGEIGVMFNIPQPFTVRTKRLSQVIRISHHHLKQMVQPEHEDGKKIISNFKQYLKGLRPEIQEEIPFLTELIGDMNIEPIGSKEPQNSEASGSNEDTNIKETSSLLSSLTPIRVIIHGHHPNKSTKEGDTLGKLIHIPDSIEDLHKLAEKKFGRRGSTILMDDGSQVEDLNALRENDHLYIF, from the exons ATGTCGTCGCCGTTTCCGTTAATGATTCGGAGGCGTTCAAGCAGCGACGTCAAGAATTTAACGTCCGTTTCAAGTAGCCTGTTGCCGGCTTTTGGAACTGTGGTTGACGATGGACACTTGCAGCTCAAGAAATTCGTTATCGCTCCCTATGATTACAGATATCG ATGTTGGGACACCTTCCTGGTAGTGCTGGTGGTGTACTCGTCTTGGGCGTCCCCGTTCGAGTTGGCGTTTCGTAAAGCGGCGACAGGATCACTGATGATCGTTGATTTACTTGTTGATGCATTCTTCGCCGCAGATATCGTCCTAACTTTCTTTGTGGCTTACTTGGATAAATCTACCTACCTTCTTGTTGACGATCACAAGAAAATCGCCACACG GTATGTAACAAAATTATGGTTCACCATGGATGTAGCCTCAACCCTCCCAATTCAAACCATATATAGAGTTTTTACTGGGGAATCGCATGAAGGTCAGGTCTTTGCCTTCCTCAACCTGCTTCGACTCTGGAGACTAAGACGTGTCAGTGCACTTTTCAAAAG gCTTGAAAAAGACATACGCTTTAGCTACTTCTTGACAAGATTAATCAAACTAGTCTGC GTTACACTATTCGCAGTGCACTCGGCTGGCTGCTTTTACTACTGGTTAGCTGACCGTCATAAACATCCAAAAGAAACATGGATAGGACAAACGATGGAGGATTTTAAACACAGAAGCATTTGGCTGGGCTATACCTATTCCTTGTACTGGTCAATTGTCACCCTCACCACTGTTGGCTATGGAGATTTGCACGCTGTCAACACAGAGGAGAAGTTTTTCAACATGCTCTATATGCTATTCAACATTGGCCTCACTTCCTATATCATTGGCAACATGACAAATCTCATTGTCCACAGCGCTGTCAAAACCTTTTTCATG AGGGATGCTATCAATGAGATATTGCGGTATGCAAGCAAGAATAGACTCCCAGAGGGAATAAGAGAGCAAATGTTAGCACATATGCAACTCAAGTTCAAAACAGCAGAGCTGCAACAGGAAGAAGTGCTCCAGGATCTCCCCAAGGCAATTAGATCCAGCATTTCGCAGCATCTTTTTCGTCGAACTGTCGAGAGATCATACCTTTTTCAAGGAGTCACCGAGGATCTCATTTCACAAATG GTATCAGAATTGAAAGCAGAGTATTTTCCTCCCAAGGTTGAGATTATTTTACAAAACGAGATACCTACAGACTTCTACATTATAGTATCGGGAGCAGTG GACGTGTTGACATTCAAGAATGGAGCCGATCAG TTTCTGTCACAACTAGGATCTGCAGACATGGCAGGAGAGATTGGTGTAATGTTCAATATCCCACAGCCTTTTACAGTGAGAACCAAGAGGCTTTCCCAGGTAATCCGGATTAGTCATCATCATTTAAAGCAAATGGTGCAGCCAGAACATGAAGATGGAAAGAAGATTATCTCCAACTTCAAACAG TATTTGAAGGGTTTAAGACCAGAAATACAAGAAGAAATACCCTTTTTGACGGAGTTGATTGGTGACATGAATATAGAG CCTATAGGATCAAAAGAGCCACAAAATTCTGAAGCTTCAGGGTCTAATGAAGATACAAACATAAAAG AAACTTCAAGTCTATTATCAAGCTTGACACCTATAAGGGTGATAATCCATGGGCACCATCCAAATAAAAGCACAAAAGAAGGTGACACATTGGGAAAGCTTATACATATTCCAGATTCAATTGAGGATCTCCACAAATTAGCAG AGAAAAAATTCGGAAGAAGAGGGAGCACAATTCTCATGGATGATGGATCACAGGTGGAAGACTTGAATGCTTTGAGAGAAAatgatcatttatatatcttttga
- the LOC123195244 gene encoding uncharacterized protein LOC123195244, whose protein sequence is MANSPCEFDAQIVNNPSSEAESQLSSLVYDMSQQVQTAMTNMLKMICEIDQNSAVIMEEIERSKNSALEKKKALEEEKERFQKAAYAVLNMLTSRD, encoded by the exons ATGGCGAATTCACCGTGTGAGTTCGATGCTCAAATTGTTAATAATCCATCATCAGAAGCTGAATCTCAGCTTTCTTCTCTCGTTTACG ATATGTCACAACAGGTCCAGACGGCAATGACAAACATGCTTAAGATGATATG TGAAATTGATCAGAACTCTGCTGTAATTATGGAAGAGATAGAGAGGAGCAAAAACTCTGCGCTTGAGAAGAAGAAAGCTTTGGAGGAAGAGAAGGAACGTTTTCAGAAAGCTGCTTACGCTGTTTTAAATATGCTTACCAGTAGGGATTGA
- the LOC123195242 gene encoding potassium channel KAT3 isoform X1 produces MSSPFPLMIRRRSSSDVKNLTSVSSSLLPAFGTVVDDGHLQLKKFVIAPYDYRYRCWDTFLVVLVVYSSWASPFELAFRKAATGSLMIVDLLVDAFFAADIVLTFFVAYLDKSTYLLVDDHKKIATRYVTKLWFTMDVASTLPIQTIYRVFTGESHEGQVFAFLNLLRLWRLRRVSALFKRLEKDIRFSYFLTRLIKLVCVTLFAVHSAGCFYYWLADRHKHPKETWIGQTMEDFKHRSIWLGYTYSLYWSIVTLTTVGYGDLHAVNTEEKFFNMLYMLFNIGLTSYIIGNMTNLIVHSAVKTFFMRDAINEILRYASKNRLPEGIREQMLAHMQLKFKTAELQQEEVLQDLPKAIRSSISQHLFRRTVERSYLFQGVTEDLISQMVSELKAEYFPPKVEIILQNEIPTDFYIIVSGAVDVLTFKNGADQFLSQLGSADMAGEIGVMFNIPQPFTVRTKRLSQVIRISHHHLKQMVQPEHEDGKKIISNFKQYLKGLRPEIQEEIPFLTELIGDMNIEPIGSKEPQNSEASGSNEDTNIKGTTETSSLLSSLTPIRVIIHGHHPNKSTKEGDTLGKLIHIPDSIEDLHKLAEKKFGRRGSTILMDDGSQVEDLNALRENDHLYIF; encoded by the exons ATGTCGTCGCCGTTTCCGTTAATGATTCGGAGGCGTTCAAGCAGCGACGTCAAGAATTTAACGTCCGTTTCAAGTAGCCTGTTGCCGGCTTTTGGAACTGTGGTTGACGATGGACACTTGCAGCTCAAGAAATTCGTTATCGCTCCCTATGATTACAGATATCG ATGTTGGGACACCTTCCTGGTAGTGCTGGTGGTGTACTCGTCTTGGGCGTCCCCGTTCGAGTTGGCGTTTCGTAAAGCGGCGACAGGATCACTGATGATCGTTGATTTACTTGTTGATGCATTCTTCGCCGCAGATATCGTCCTAACTTTCTTTGTGGCTTACTTGGATAAATCTACCTACCTTCTTGTTGACGATCACAAGAAAATCGCCACACG GTATGTAACAAAATTATGGTTCACCATGGATGTAGCCTCAACCCTCCCAATTCAAACCATATATAGAGTTTTTACTGGGGAATCGCATGAAGGTCAGGTCTTTGCCTTCCTCAACCTGCTTCGACTCTGGAGACTAAGACGTGTCAGTGCACTTTTCAAAAG gCTTGAAAAAGACATACGCTTTAGCTACTTCTTGACAAGATTAATCAAACTAGTCTGC GTTACACTATTCGCAGTGCACTCGGCTGGCTGCTTTTACTACTGGTTAGCTGACCGTCATAAACATCCAAAAGAAACATGGATAGGACAAACGATGGAGGATTTTAAACACAGAAGCATTTGGCTGGGCTATACCTATTCCTTGTACTGGTCAATTGTCACCCTCACCACTGTTGGCTATGGAGATTTGCACGCTGTCAACACAGAGGAGAAGTTTTTCAACATGCTCTATATGCTATTCAACATTGGCCTCACTTCCTATATCATTGGCAACATGACAAATCTCATTGTCCACAGCGCTGTCAAAACCTTTTTCATG AGGGATGCTATCAATGAGATATTGCGGTATGCAAGCAAGAATAGACTCCCAGAGGGAATAAGAGAGCAAATGTTAGCACATATGCAACTCAAGTTCAAAACAGCAGAGCTGCAACAGGAAGAAGTGCTCCAGGATCTCCCCAAGGCAATTAGATCCAGCATTTCGCAGCATCTTTTTCGTCGAACTGTCGAGAGATCATACCTTTTTCAAGGAGTCACCGAGGATCTCATTTCACAAATG GTATCAGAATTGAAAGCAGAGTATTTTCCTCCCAAGGTTGAGATTATTTTACAAAACGAGATACCTACAGACTTCTACATTATAGTATCGGGAGCAGTG GACGTGTTGACATTCAAGAATGGAGCCGATCAG TTTCTGTCACAACTAGGATCTGCAGACATGGCAGGAGAGATTGGTGTAATGTTCAATATCCCACAGCCTTTTACAGTGAGAACCAAGAGGCTTTCCCAGGTAATCCGGATTAGTCATCATCATTTAAAGCAAATGGTGCAGCCAGAACATGAAGATGGAAAGAAGATTATCTCCAACTTCAAACAG TATTTGAAGGGTTTAAGACCAGAAATACAAGAAGAAATACCCTTTTTGACGGAGTTGATTGGTGACATGAATATAGAG CCTATAGGATCAAAAGAGCCACAAAATTCTGAAGCTTCAGGGTCTAATGAAGATACAAACATAAAAG GAACAACAGAAACTTCAAGTCTATTATCAAGCTTGACACCTATAAGGGTGATAATCCATGGGCACCATCCAAATAAAAGCACAAAAGAAGGTGACACATTGGGAAAGCTTATACATATTCCAGATTCAATTGAGGATCTCCACAAATTAGCAG AGAAAAAATTCGGAAGAAGAGGGAGCACAATTCTCATGGATGATGGATCACAGGTGGAAGACTTGAATGCTTTGAGAGAAAatgatcatttatatatcttttga